One window of Acropora palmata chromosome 1, jaAcrPala1.3, whole genome shotgun sequence genomic DNA carries:
- the LOC141888443 gene encoding transmembrane protein 198-like isoform X1 — MEPEAKSCKLQNFYDAQSCALSIICILIGAVVCFYGYRFFKFMLFLAGFLVAFVFTYLLCSAHLTNELSGNALKYKEQVFLGISIGVGLLAGLFTMCLYYVGLFLLGATMGWFVGMACLPVMYNHSEYMADHNWLPNLILTTFAVALGILIICIQKVVIIISTSFLGAFLLVNGLDYYLENSKVLNYSLNILHGQYDKSFWPHCWYPWVMLCLIPALFIAGMVVQSCKTGKGSDHRQAFTRTRSHFTMMGTQMQDFGDEQPIVTEYE, encoded by the exons ATGGAGCCCGAAGCGAAAAGTTGTAAGTTGCAGAATTTTTACGATGCTCAGAGTTGTGCGTTGTCAATCATTTGCATTCTGATTGGAGCTGTTGTGTGTTTTTATG gataccgttttttcaaatttatgctTTTTCTTGCTGGTTTCCTGGTGGCATTTGTTTTCACTTACTTGTTGTGTTCAGCACACCTAACAAATGAATTATCAGGAAATGCCCTTAAGTACAAAGAACAG GTATTTCTTGGTATCTCCATTGGTGTTGGCCTCCTAGCTGGATTGTTTACAATGTGCCTTTATTATGTTGGACTCTTTCTTCTAG GAGCAACCATGGGATGGTTTGTTGGCATGGCATGTCTTCCTGTTATGTACAATCATTCAGAATACATGGCTGACCACAATTGGTTGCCTAATCTCATTCTTACTACTTTTGCTGTTGCTTTGGGGATTCTTATCATTTGTATTCAGAAG GTGGTCATCATCATCTCCACATCCTTCCTGGGAGCTTTCCTATTAGTGAATGGCCTTGATTACTACTTGGAGAACAGCAAGGTGCTCAACTATTCTTTGAACATTCTGCATG GACAGTATGATAAATCCTTCTGGCCTCACTGCTGGTACCCTTGGGTGATGCTATGTCTCATTCCTGCTCTGTTCATCGCTGGCATGGTGGTACAATCTTGCAAGACTGGGAAAGGAAGTGATCACAGACAAG CCTTTACAAGGACTAGATCTCATTTCACAATGATGGGTACACAAATGCAGGATTTTGGAGATGAG caacCAATTGTAACGGAGTATGAGTAA
- the LOC141888443 gene encoding transmembrane protein 198-like isoform X2: protein MLFLAGFLVAFVFTYLLCSAHLTNELSGNALKYKEQVFLGISIGVGLLAGLFTMCLYYVGLFLLGATMGWFVGMACLPVMYNHSEYMADHNWLPNLILTTFAVALGILIICIQKVVIIISTSFLGAFLLVNGLDYYLENSKVLNYSLNILHGQYDKSFWPHCWYPWVMLCLIPALFIAGMVVQSCKTGKGSDHRQAFTRTRSHFTMMGTQMQDFGDEQPIVTEYE from the exons atgctTTTTCTTGCTGGTTTCCTGGTGGCATTTGTTTTCACTTACTTGTTGTGTTCAGCACACCTAACAAATGAATTATCAGGAAATGCCCTTAAGTACAAAGAACAG GTATTTCTTGGTATCTCCATTGGTGTTGGCCTCCTAGCTGGATTGTTTACAATGTGCCTTTATTATGTTGGACTCTTTCTTCTAG GAGCAACCATGGGATGGTTTGTTGGCATGGCATGTCTTCCTGTTATGTACAATCATTCAGAATACATGGCTGACCACAATTGGTTGCCTAATCTCATTCTTACTACTTTTGCTGTTGCTTTGGGGATTCTTATCATTTGTATTCAGAAG GTGGTCATCATCATCTCCACATCCTTCCTGGGAGCTTTCCTATTAGTGAATGGCCTTGATTACTACTTGGAGAACAGCAAGGTGCTCAACTATTCTTTGAACATTCTGCATG GACAGTATGATAAATCCTTCTGGCCTCACTGCTGGTACCCTTGGGTGATGCTATGTCTCATTCCTGCTCTGTTCATCGCTGGCATGGTGGTACAATCTTGCAAGACTGGGAAAGGAAGTGATCACAGACAAG CCTTTACAAGGACTAGATCTCATTTCACAATGATGGGTACACAAATGCAGGATTTTGGAGATGAG caacCAATTGTAACGGAGTATGAGTAA